A section of the Pochonia chlamydosporia 170 chromosome 2, whole genome shotgun sequence genome encodes:
- a CDS encoding activating signal cointegrator 1 complex subunit 1 protein (similar to Eutypa lata UCREL1 XP_007796453.1), with translation MPPRPNPTHFLSLQLASAQLTKSLATFRADVTGANGFGVPEDAVRPPGTLHLTLGVMSLKQEGVSQAVDLLNTLKPREILSQLRAVPSSVPSTDNSPSRSTAGGLSISLRGLHSMTSASKTSVLYAPPTDAEGILYKLCEELRQPFRETGLMEDDGRPLLLHATIVNTIYVRGRGGARRKERLMLDARDLMSKYEDYVWVEDMPVCRVAVCKMGAKKVDGDEVYEVEGEIEI, from the coding sequence ATGCCTCCACGACCAAACCCCACCCATTTTCTGTCCCTACAACTTGCCAGCGCGCAGTTGACGAAAAGCCTTGCTACATTCCGAGCAGATGTCACGGGTGCgaatggctttggtgttCCTGAAGATGCGGTACGCCCACCTGGCACACTGCACCTCACGCTGGGTGTGATGAGTTTGAAACAAGAAGGTGTCAGTCAGGCCGTTGACCTGTTGAATACCCTCAAGCCGAGAGAAATTCTATCACAATTGAGAGCTGTTCCTAGCTCCGTGCCATCTACGGATAACTCTCCATCTCGCAGCACAGCCGGGGGCTTGTCAATATCTCTCCGTGGACTACACTCCATGACGTCTGCGTCCAAGACGTCCGTGCTGTATGCTCCACCTACAGATGCCGAAGGGATTTTATATAAACTCTGCGAAGAACTGCGGCAACCTTTCCGCGAGACGGGTCtgatggaggatgacggTCGACCACTTTTGCTGCATGCCACGATTGTTAATACGATATATGTtaggggaagaggaggggcGAGACGGAAGGAGAGACTGATGCTTGATGCGAGGGATTTGATGAGCAAGTATGAGGATTATGTGTGGGTGGAGGATATGCCGGTTTGTAGGGTGGCGGTTTGTAAGATGGGTGCGAAGAAGGTTGATGGGGATGAGGTTTATGAGGTTGAGGGTGAGATTGAGATATGA
- a CDS encoding histidine phosphotransferase HPT1p (similar to Metarhizium acridum CQMa 102 XP_007808174.1), with protein MAPAEDKTSADASAELAFGDAIDMNTFDQILEMDDPGSDEFSSSIVFGFFTQAQETFDNMDTALSEKDLKTLSELGHFLKGSSATLGLIKVRDGCEKIQRYGKNENLDGSSEPDSELCLTRIKEALKTVKTDYQDVERRLKAYYDKGEGKDDDA; from the exons ATGGCGCCTGCTGAGGATAAG ACTAGCGCGGATGCATCTGCTGAGCTCGCGTTTGGAGATGCCATTGATATGAATACTTTTGATcagattttggaaatggacgacCCTGGAAGTGACGAATTCAGTTCGTCAATTGTTTTTGGCTTCTTCACACAAGCACAAGAAACATTTGATAATATGGACACAGCTCT ATCAGAGAAAGATCTCAAGACTCTATCAGAACTCGGCCACTTCCTCAAAGGCTCGTCAGCTACATTGGGCCTGATCAAGGTTAGGGACGGTTGCGAGAAGATCCAGCGTTACGGCAAGAACGAGAATTTGGACGGGTCTTCAGAACCCGACTCGGAGCTATGCCTAACGCGAATCAAGGAAGCACTCAAAACGGTCAAGACAGACTACCAAGATGTTGAGAGGAGGTTGAAGGCGTACTATGACAAGGGCGAGGGCAAGGACGACGATGCTTAG